In Anaeromyxobacter diazotrophicus, a genomic segment contains:
- a CDS encoding peptidylprolyl isomerase: MILALLLAAAAPAPAAAPPPAAAPAAPAAPGVVLDRVAAVVNGDVITLGELEERAGADLRRADAEPAGPARERARARVLQQAFDNLLAEKLFGAQVAALGVEVSEAEVDQVIDDVKKRNHLDDARLEEALATQGMDRAAYRKAVKRDLESMRIIQLKIKNKVKVSDEDVQNYWQTHPQEFRSDEEVRVRHIFLALPEGAGPAEVARVRERAEKLVARLRRGEEFGLLARQASEGPSASEGGELGWLRRGTVQPEVEKAAFGMQQGQISDPVRTRSGYQILQVEERRGGGPRPLAEVKEEIRDRLMNEQADRYRSQFIAELKKDAVLDIKLPELKAD, encoded by the coding sequence ATGATCCTCGCCCTCCTCCTCGCCGCGGCGGCGCCCGCGCCGGCCGCCGCCCCGCCGCCCGCGGCCGCGCCCGCGGCGCCGGCCGCGCCCGGCGTCGTCCTCGACCGCGTGGCCGCGGTGGTGAACGGCGACGTCATCACGCTGGGCGAGCTGGAGGAGCGGGCGGGCGCAGACCTGCGCCGCGCCGACGCCGAGCCGGCCGGCCCGGCCCGCGAGCGCGCCCGGGCGCGCGTCCTGCAGCAGGCCTTCGACAACCTGCTGGCCGAGAAGCTCTTCGGGGCCCAGGTGGCCGCGCTGGGCGTCGAGGTCAGCGAGGCCGAGGTGGATCAGGTCATCGACGACGTGAAGAAGCGCAACCACCTCGACGACGCCCGCCTGGAGGAGGCGCTCGCCACCCAGGGGATGGACCGCGCCGCCTACCGCAAGGCGGTGAAGCGCGACCTCGAGTCGATGCGGATCATCCAGCTCAAGATCAAGAACAAGGTGAAGGTCTCGGACGAGGACGTGCAGAACTACTGGCAGACGCACCCCCAGGAGTTCCGCTCCGACGAGGAGGTCCGCGTCCGCCACATCTTCCTCGCCCTGCCCGAGGGCGCCGGGCCGGCCGAGGTGGCGCGGGTGCGCGAGCGGGCGGAGAAGCTCGTGGCGCGGCTGCGGCGCGGCGAGGAGTTCGGGCTCCTGGCGCGGCAGGCCTCCGAGGGGCCGAGCGCGAGCGAGGGCGGCGAGCTCGGCTGGCTGCGCCGCGGCACGGTCCAGCCGGAGGTGGAGAAGGCCGCCTTCGGGATGCAGCAGGGCCAGATCTCCGACCCGGTGCGGACGCGCAGCGGCTACCAGATCCTCCAGGTCGAGGAGCGGCGCGGCGGCGGCCCGCGGCCGCTGGCCGAGGTGAAGGAGGAGATCCGGGACCGGCTCATGAACGAGCAGGCCGATCGCTACCGGAGCCAGTTCATCGCCGAGCTCAAGAAGGACGCGGTGCTCGACATCAAGCTGCCGGAGCTGAAGGCGGATTGA
- the pdxA gene encoding 4-hydroxythreonine-4-phosphate dehydrogenase PdxA — MAIRIAISMGDPSGIGAEVTARALARLRGALVPYVYGDAAVFAAAARRARLALPTVALGEALPAGGALVEVTRLARAAALPGKPARAGGPAQLAYFEAAYQAVASGAADALCTAPVSKAQVQLADRHFVGHTEWLEARTGAPRSVMMLAGRRLRVALVTNHLQLARVPRAVSAGGLLQTLTVTAAAMRGDFGIAKPRLAVCAMNPHAGEGGAFGDEERRLVAPALARARRLGLDASGPYPADSVFGRAAAGEFDAVIALYHDQGLIPVKLLDAVLSDAAVNVTLGLPIVRTSPDHGVAYDLAGKWKASEKSMMAALALAAQLAARRRRARRHAAATARAGGSAAGRGR, encoded by the coding sequence ATGGCCATCCGCATCGCGATCAGCATGGGCGATCCCTCCGGCATCGGCGCGGAGGTGACCGCGCGCGCGCTGGCGCGCCTGCGCGGCGCGCTCGTGCCGTACGTCTACGGCGACGCCGCCGTGTTCGCGGCGGCGGCCCGGCGCGCCCGGCTGGCGCTGCCCACCGTGGCGCTGGGCGAGGCGCTCCCGGCCGGCGGCGCGCTCGTCGAGGTGACCCGGCTCGCCCGCGCCGCGGCGCTCCCCGGGAAGCCGGCCCGCGCCGGCGGCCCGGCCCAGCTCGCCTACTTCGAGGCCGCCTACCAGGCGGTGGCGAGCGGCGCGGCCGACGCGCTCTGCACCGCGCCGGTCTCGAAGGCGCAGGTCCAGCTCGCCGACCGCCACTTCGTCGGCCACACCGAGTGGCTCGAGGCGCGCACCGGCGCCCCGCGCTCGGTGATGATGCTGGCCGGGCGCCGGCTGCGCGTGGCGCTCGTCACGAACCACCTGCAGCTCGCCCGGGTGCCGCGCGCGGTGAGCGCGGGGGGCCTCCTGCAGACGCTCACCGTGACCGCGGCGGCCATGCGCGGCGACTTCGGGATCGCGAAGCCGCGCCTCGCCGTCTGCGCCATGAACCCGCACGCCGGCGAGGGCGGGGCCTTCGGGGACGAGGAGCGGCGGCTGGTGGCGCCGGCGCTCGCCCGCGCCCGGCGCCTCGGCCTCGACGCGAGCGGCCCGTACCCCGCCGACAGCGTCTTCGGGCGGGCGGCGGCGGGCGAGTTCGACGCGGTGATCGCGCTCTACCACGACCAGGGGCTCATCCCGGTGAAGCTGCTCGACGCCGTGCTCTCGGACGCGGCGGTGAACGTGACGCTCGGGCTCCCCATCGTCCGCACCAGCCCGGATCACGGCGTCGCCTACGACCTCGCCGGGAAGTGGAAGGCGAGCGAGAAGAGCATGATGGCCGCGCTGGCGCTGGCGGCCCAGCTCGCGGCGCGGCGGCGGCGGGCGAGGCGGCACGCCGCCGCGACGGCACGCGCGGGAGGGTCAGCGGCGGGGCGGGGCCGGTAG
- the ychF gene encoding redox-regulated ATPase YchF, producing MALGIGIVGLPNVGKSTLFNALSGSAKAQAANYPFCTIDPNVGVVPVPDERLAKLARLFQPKKTTPTTLEFVDIAGLVAGASKGEGLGNQFLSHIRQVDAVAHVLRCFDDPDVVHVAGKVDPRGDRDVVETELMLKDLESVEKRRERAQKNAKAPGKPGELAKAELAALERVKAGLEQGKPVRAQKLSEDDRAAIADLFLLTSKPVIYVANVDEAQLARAGEDPRVQAVKALAAEEGYEAVVLCGKVEAEIAELPEAERIEFLRELGLTSPGLNLLVHAGYRELGLITFLTAGEDECRAWTVKEGARAPQAAGVIHTDFERGFIKAEVMRVEDLLTLGSEHAVREKGLMRVEGKEYVVQDGDVMHFRFNV from the coding sequence ATGGCGCTCGGCATCGGCATCGTCGGCCTCCCCAACGTCGGGAAGTCGACCCTCTTCAACGCGCTCTCCGGCTCGGCCAAGGCGCAGGCCGCCAACTACCCGTTCTGCACCATCGACCCGAACGTCGGGGTCGTGCCGGTGCCGGACGAGCGGCTCGCGAAGCTGGCCCGGCTCTTCCAGCCGAAGAAGACCACCCCCACCACCCTCGAGTTCGTGGACATCGCCGGCCTCGTCGCCGGCGCCTCGAAGGGCGAGGGGCTCGGGAACCAGTTCCTGTCGCACATCCGGCAGGTGGACGCGGTGGCCCACGTGCTGCGCTGCTTCGACGATCCGGACGTGGTGCACGTGGCGGGCAAGGTCGACCCGCGCGGCGACCGCGACGTGGTCGAGACCGAGCTCATGCTGAAGGACCTCGAGTCGGTCGAGAAGCGGCGCGAGCGGGCACAGAAGAACGCCAAGGCGCCCGGGAAGCCGGGCGAGCTCGCCAAGGCGGAGCTGGCGGCGCTGGAGCGGGTCAAGGCGGGCCTGGAGCAGGGGAAGCCGGTCCGCGCCCAGAAGCTCTCCGAGGACGACCGGGCCGCCATCGCCGACCTGTTCCTCCTCACCAGCAAGCCGGTCATCTACGTGGCCAACGTGGACGAGGCGCAGCTCGCCCGCGCCGGCGAGGACCCGCGGGTGCAGGCGGTGAAGGCGCTCGCGGCCGAGGAGGGCTACGAGGCGGTGGTGCTGTGCGGCAAGGTCGAGGCCGAGATCGCCGAGCTGCCCGAGGCGGAGCGGATCGAGTTCCTCCGCGAGCTGGGCCTCACCTCTCCAGGGCTGAACCTCCTGGTGCACGCCGGCTACCGCGAGCTCGGCCTCATCACCTTCCTCACCGCCGGCGAGGACGAGTGCCGCGCCTGGACCGTGAAGGAGGGCGCCCGCGCCCCGCAGGCGGCCGGCGTCATCCACACCGATTTCGAGCGCGGCTTCATCAAGGCCGAGGTGATGCGGGTGGAGGACCTGCTCACGCTCGGCAGCGAGCACGCGGTCCGCGAGAAGGGCCTCATGCGCGTCGAGGGCAAGGAGTACGTCGTCCAGGACGGCGACGTGATGCACTTCAGGTTCAATGTCTGA
- the atpF gene encoding F0F1 ATP synthase subunit B, with protein MNTVITPVLAAGILDLNPGLTLWTAITFLVLIVVLGKFAWGPIVKMLDERERTIRDAIEQAKKERAEAEKMLAEQKASLAGAQREAQAMAQRSKAEVEALRTELTARARKEADDLVAQARQQIQDEKAKAVAELRGQVADLAIDAARRLIQSSLDEKSQRKLVEEYIAQLPERAA; from the coding sequence ATGAACACCGTCATCACGCCGGTCCTCGCCGCGGGGATCTTGGACCTGAACCCGGGGCTCACGCTCTGGACCGCCATCACCTTCCTGGTCCTGATCGTCGTGCTGGGGAAGTTCGCCTGGGGCCCCATCGTCAAGATGCTGGATGAGCGCGAGCGGACCATCCGCGACGCCATCGAGCAGGCGAAGAAGGAGCGGGCCGAGGCGGAGAAGATGCTCGCCGAGCAGAAGGCCTCGCTGGCCGGGGCGCAGCGTGAGGCGCAGGCCATGGCCCAGCGCTCGAAGGCCGAGGTGGAGGCGCTCCGCACGGAGCTCACCGCCCGCGCCCGCAAGGAGGCGGACGACCTCGTCGCCCAGGCGCGCCAGCAGATCCAGGACGAGAAGGCCAAGGCGGTGGCCGAGCTGCGCGGCCAGGTGGCCGACCTCGCCATCGACGCCGCGCGCCGCCTCATCCAGTCGTCGCTCGACGAGAAGTCGCAGCGGAAGCTCGTCGAGGAGTACATCGCGCAGCTCCCCGAGCGCGCGGCGTAG
- the atpE gene encoding ATP synthase F0 subunit C, which yields MTSLALGYLAAGLGAGMSVIGVGLGIGKLAAAALEGSARQPTAAADIRTSMIIAAALIEGATLFAIVVCLLLAINK from the coding sequence ATGACCAGCCTCGCACTCGGTTACCTCGCCGCCGGCCTCGGCGCCGGCATGTCCGTCATCGGCGTCGGCCTCGGCATCGGCAAGCTCGCCGCCGCCGCCCTGGAGGGCTCGGCCCGCCAGCCGACCGCCGCCGCCGACATCCGCACCTCGATGATCATCGCGGCCGCCCTCATCGAAGGCGCCACGCTGTTCGCCATCGTGGTCTGCCTGCTCCTCGCCATCAACAAGTAG
- the atpB gene encoding F0F1 ATP synthase subunit A — protein MTSLFAPFALALALAQAAPEPAAHADRPGEPAEHGTVAAPEHGAPAGEHGAAGEHAAAGGHEGGHSLPEVMMHHVANGEVLELPGVCEGEFRWNCEVNLRELTGGGWLLHLGGLTVDMTPSKHVVMLWVGAIVLLLVFGTAGRRRALVPRGFYNFLELLVQFVRDIAVSNIGKRDADRFVPYLCSAFFFILVLNLLGLVPFLATATANVSVTVGLALFTFFVTQYAAIRAQGVGGYLAHLTGGVPKSLAWLWPIMIPVEFLGLFTKPFALTVRLFANMVAGHFVILALLGLIFSISIFVAPASVALALAIFMLELFVAFVQAYIFTMLSALFIGAGLVHHGNEEHGEAGEHGHAGPGMGSQDHASHADGKAPAHG, from the coding sequence ATGACGAGCCTCTTCGCCCCCTTCGCCCTCGCCCTGGCGCTCGCGCAGGCCGCGCCCGAGCCGGCCGCGCACGCCGACCGCCCGGGCGAGCCGGCCGAGCACGGCACGGTGGCCGCGCCCGAGCACGGCGCCCCCGCCGGCGAGCACGGCGCCGCGGGCGAGCACGCGGCCGCCGGCGGCCACGAGGGCGGCCACTCGCTGCCCGAGGTGATGATGCACCACGTCGCGAACGGCGAGGTGCTCGAGCTGCCCGGCGTCTGCGAGGGCGAGTTCCGGTGGAACTGCGAGGTGAACCTGCGCGAGCTCACCGGCGGCGGCTGGCTGCTCCACCTCGGCGGGCTCACCGTCGACATGACCCCCTCGAAGCACGTGGTCATGCTGTGGGTGGGGGCGATCGTGCTCCTGCTCGTCTTCGGCACCGCCGGGCGGCGGCGCGCGCTGGTGCCGCGCGGCTTCTACAACTTCCTCGAGCTGCTGGTGCAGTTCGTCCGCGACATCGCCGTCTCGAACATCGGCAAGCGCGACGCCGACCGGTTCGTGCCCTACCTCTGCTCGGCCTTCTTCTTCATCCTGGTCCTGAACCTGCTCGGCCTGGTGCCGTTCCTGGCGACCGCCACCGCCAACGTCTCGGTGACGGTGGGCCTCGCGCTCTTCACCTTCTTCGTCACCCAGTACGCGGCGATCCGCGCCCAGGGCGTGGGCGGCTACCTCGCCCACCTCACCGGCGGCGTGCCGAAGTCGCTCGCCTGGCTGTGGCCCATCATGATCCCGGTCGAGTTCCTGGGGCTCTTCACGAAGCCCTTCGCCCTCACCGTCCGTCTCTTCGCCAACATGGTGGCGGGCCACTTCGTCATCCTGGCGCTGCTCGGCCTCATCTTCTCCATCTCGATCTTCGTCGCCCCGGCCTCGGTGGCGCTCGCGCTCGCCATCTTCATGCTCGAGCTCTTCGTCGCCTTCGTGCAGGCCTACATCTTCACCATGCTGTCGGCGCTCTTCATCGGCGCCGGGCTCGTGCACCACGGGAACGAGGAGCACGGCGAGGCCGGCGAGCACGGCCACGCGGGCCCCGGCATGGGCTCGCAGGATCACGCTTCTCACGCGGACGGGAAGGCTCCCGCCCACGGGTAG
- a CDS encoding AtpZ/AtpI family protein produces the protein MPDSDDKDRRGPPDEGLSNLADAYRKAAPYMGASTQLVASVGLMTALGWWGDKKLGHTTPWLLLVGAGVGMLVGFVSFFKTVLGKKDP, from the coding sequence GTGCCCGACAGCGACGACAAGGATCGCCGGGGTCCGCCAGACGAGGGGCTGTCGAACCTCGCCGACGCCTACCGCAAGGCGGCGCCGTACATGGGCGCCTCGACGCAGCTGGTCGCGTCGGTGGGGCTCATGACCGCGCTCGGCTGGTGGGGTGACAAGAAGCTGGGCCACACGACGCCGTGGCTCCTGCTCGTCGGCGCGGGCGTCGGGATGCTGGTGGGATTCGTGAGCTTCTTCAAGACCGTGCTGGGGAAGAAGGACCCTTGA
- the hemL gene encoding glutamate-1-semialdehyde 2,1-aminomutase: protein MKTDYSDKLFAKAKDLFPGGVNSPVRAFKGVGGTPRFIAKGRGSRMWDVDGNAYLDYVGSWGPLILGHCHSDVMQAVQDALKEGSSFGAPSPREIRLGELVRQRMPWLERMRFCSSGTEATTAAIRLARGFTGRDDLLKFDGCYHGAGDPLLVKAGSGVETLGLPDSPGVPADLAKHTLTLPWNDLAAVERLFEKTGKTIAAVITEPVVGNMGVLVPKPGFLEGLARICKAHGALFIVDEVMTGFRLAMGGACGLYGLRPDLVTFGKVIGGGLPVGAFGGRADVMEKIAPAGPVYQAGTLSGNPLAMAAGTATLSELSEATYRKLEQLSADLAAGLAEAAAAAGAAVQVNRVGSMLTVFFSGEPVFDAASARKCDAKRFGRFFHAMLERGVYLPPSQFEAAFVSAAHSPEDIRTTIAAAREAFQEAVRGA from the coding sequence GTGAAGACCGACTACAGCGACAAGCTGTTCGCGAAGGCCAAGGACCTCTTCCCCGGCGGCGTCAACAGCCCCGTCCGCGCGTTCAAGGGCGTGGGCGGGACGCCCCGCTTCATCGCCAAGGGTCGCGGCTCGCGGATGTGGGACGTGGACGGGAACGCCTACCTCGACTACGTCGGCTCCTGGGGGCCGCTCATCCTCGGTCACTGCCACTCCGACGTGATGCAGGCGGTGCAGGACGCGCTGAAGGAGGGCTCGAGCTTCGGCGCCCCCAGCCCGCGCGAGATCCGGCTCGGCGAGCTGGTGCGGCAGCGCATGCCTTGGCTCGAGCGGATGCGCTTCTGCTCCTCCGGCACCGAGGCCACCACCGCCGCCATCCGGCTGGCGCGCGGCTTCACCGGGCGCGACGACCTCCTCAAGTTCGACGGCTGCTACCACGGCGCGGGCGACCCGCTGCTCGTGAAGGCGGGCTCGGGCGTCGAGACGCTCGGCCTCCCCGACTCGCCCGGCGTGCCGGCGGACCTCGCGAAGCACACGCTCACCTTGCCCTGGAACGACCTCGCCGCGGTGGAGCGGCTCTTCGAGAAGACCGGGAAGACCATCGCCGCCGTCATCACCGAGCCGGTGGTGGGCAACATGGGCGTGCTCGTCCCGAAGCCCGGCTTCCTCGAGGGGCTGGCCCGGATCTGCAAGGCGCACGGCGCGCTGTTCATCGTGGACGAGGTGATGACCGGGTTCAGGCTCGCGATGGGCGGCGCCTGCGGGCTCTACGGCCTCCGGCCCGACCTCGTCACCTTCGGGAAGGTGATCGGCGGCGGCCTGCCGGTGGGCGCCTTCGGCGGGCGCGCCGACGTGATGGAGAAGATCGCGCCGGCCGGCCCGGTCTACCAGGCGGGCACGCTCTCCGGGAACCCGCTCGCCATGGCGGCCGGGACCGCCACCCTCTCCGAGCTCTCCGAGGCGACCTACCGCAAGCTGGAGCAGCTCTCGGCCGACCTGGCCGCGGGCCTGGCGGAGGCGGCCGCCGCGGCGGGCGCCGCGGTGCAGGTGAACCGCGTCGGGTCGATGCTGACGGTCTTCTTCTCCGGCGAGCCGGTCTTCGACGCGGCGAGCGCCCGCAAGTGCGACGCGAAGCGCTTCGGCCGCTTCTTCCACGCCATGCTGGAGCGCGGGGTCTACCTGCCGCCGTCGCAGTTCGAGGCGGCCTTCGTCTCGGCGGCCCACTCGCCGGAGGACATCCGGACCACGATCGCGGCGGCGCGCGAGGCCTTCCAGGAGGCGGTGCGGGGCGCCTGA
- a CDS encoding tetratricopeptide repeat protein translates to MIAPPPSRARALVALAAALLACGGAARRLDGANAARRAGKPAEALAGYQEVLAELGEGRLPEGDAALRLKALRGAGDVAYLELGDFTQAVSYYRRVVALYPGTEEAWKARAMTGDIYLQRFGDAMGAIAQWADIAQGDAPEASAYQLKVATAYLDLRNYEQARTEARLLRERWPDSDVADEAQLLTAQAWALEKRSDEAQRAFQALLERRPRPELRARALEGQAGLAADAGKLDRALALYEQALDGHPRPDTLRLALAKVKARRERSRTSAPGDRASAFGHE, encoded by the coding sequence GTGATCGCGCCTCCGCCGAGCCGGGCGCGCGCCCTGGTCGCGCTCGCGGCCGCGCTCCTCGCCTGCGGCGGGGCGGCGCGGCGGCTCGACGGCGCGAACGCGGCGCGGCGCGCCGGGAAGCCGGCCGAGGCGCTGGCCGGCTACCAGGAGGTGCTCGCCGAGCTGGGCGAGGGGCGGCTGCCGGAGGGCGACGCGGCGCTCCGGCTCAAGGCGCTGCGCGGCGCGGGCGACGTGGCCTACCTCGAGCTCGGCGACTTCACCCAGGCGGTCTCGTACTACCGCCGTGTGGTGGCGCTCTACCCCGGCACCGAGGAGGCCTGGAAGGCGCGCGCCATGACGGGCGACATCTACCTGCAGCGCTTCGGCGACGCGATGGGCGCCATCGCCCAGTGGGCCGACATCGCCCAGGGCGACGCCCCCGAGGCGTCCGCCTACCAGCTCAAGGTGGCGACCGCCTACCTCGACCTGCGCAACTACGAGCAAGCGCGCACCGAGGCGCGGCTGCTGCGCGAGCGCTGGCCCGACTCCGACGTCGCCGACGAGGCGCAGCTCCTCACCGCCCAGGCGTGGGCGCTCGAGAAGCGCAGCGACGAGGCGCAGCGCGCCTTCCAGGCGCTGCTCGAGCGCCGGCCGCGTCCGGAGCTCCGGGCCCGCGCGCTGGAGGGGCAGGCCGGGCTCGCCGCCGACGCCGGCAAGCTCGACCGCGCGCTGGCGCTCTACGAGCAGGCGCTCGACGGCCACCCCCGCCCCGACACCCTCCGGCTCGCGCTCGCCAAGGTGAAGGCGCGGCGCGAGCGCTCGCGCACCTCCGCCCCCGGCGACCGCGCCAGCGCCTTTGGCCATGAGTGA
- the gyrA gene encoding DNA gyrase subunit A — translation MPDETLPPAPPPAASAPPPGDGHRTQVNIEDEMRKSYLDYSMSVIIGRALPDVRDGLKPVHRRILYAMHTEGLHHNKRYSKCAGVVGEVLKKYHPHGDSSVYDALVRLVQDWNMRYPLVDGQGNFGSVDGDPAAAYRYTECRLEKLADFLLADIDKDTVGWGPNFDDSTQEPLVLPARFPNLLVNGSSGIAVGMATSIPPHNMGEVVDAAIHLVQNPKATIPELMRFVPGPDFPTAGIILGRDGIRKAYETGRGNITVRARAAIEVHPKTEREAIVVTEIPYQVNKAKLVEHIADLVRDKKLEGISDLRDESSREGMRVVIELKRDAVAQVVLNNLYAHTALQTGFGVTLLSIDGGQPRILNLKEMLERFVAHRRDVVTRRTRYELKQARAREHILLGYQIALDHLDEIIELIKKAADREAARDQMMARFGLSELQAKAILELQLQRLTGLERQKILDELAEVQKLIARLKEILASEKVLLQVIVDELKEVRQLFADERRTEIQGDPGDLDLEDLIAEEEMVVTVSHLGYVKRNPVSLYRAQHRGGRGKTGAGAREEDFLESLFVASTHSYLFVFSDKGKVYWLKVHEIPQASRAARGKPIVNLVQLAPGEKVAAILPVRQLPAPPAGADEVLDQEVAAATEAAEKEAVAAEQEFVFLATRKGSIKKTRLDAFSRPRTAGIIAVGIEEGDALISARLTDGRSHVLLSTAQGMAIRFEETDVRATGRGAYGVKGITLADGDEVVSAEVVAPAREGELAPTILTVTANGYGKRTELGEYRLQTRGGKGIITIKTTERNGPVVAATSVLETEEVMLITNKGMLIRMPARGISLIGRNTQGVRLITVESREEQVAGVARVAEGEPEVEGAAPADGAPASEAAGEEPGEPDGGADGGEPEGGDGDGA, via the coding sequence ATGCCCGACGAGACCCTCCCCCCCGCACCGCCTCCCGCGGCCTCGGCGCCGCCGCCGGGCGACGGGCACCGCACGCAGGTCAACATCGAAGACGAGATGCGCAAGTCGTATCTCGACTACTCGATGTCGGTCATCATCGGGCGCGCCCTGCCCGACGTGCGCGACGGCCTCAAGCCCGTGCACCGGCGCATCCTGTACGCGATGCACACCGAGGGGCTGCACCACAACAAGCGCTACTCCAAGTGCGCCGGCGTGGTGGGCGAGGTGCTGAAGAAGTACCACCCGCACGGCGACAGCTCCGTGTACGACGCGCTCGTCCGCCTCGTGCAGGACTGGAACATGCGGTACCCGCTCGTCGACGGGCAGGGCAACTTCGGCTCGGTCGACGGCGACCCCGCCGCCGCCTACCGCTACACCGAGTGCCGCCTCGAGAAGCTGGCCGACTTCCTCCTCGCCGACATCGACAAGGACACGGTCGGCTGGGGCCCGAACTTCGACGACTCCACCCAGGAGCCGCTCGTCCTGCCGGCGCGCTTCCCGAACCTGCTCGTCAACGGCAGCTCCGGCATCGCGGTCGGCATGGCCACCTCCATCCCGCCCCACAACATGGGCGAGGTGGTGGACGCGGCCATCCACCTGGTCCAGAACCCGAAGGCGACCATCCCCGAGCTCATGCGGTTCGTGCCCGGGCCCGACTTCCCCACCGCCGGCATCATCCTCGGCCGCGACGGCATCCGGAAGGCGTACGAGACCGGCCGCGGCAACATCACCGTCCGCGCCCGCGCCGCGATCGAGGTCCACCCCAAGACCGAGCGCGAGGCGATCGTCGTCACCGAGATCCCGTACCAGGTGAACAAGGCGAAGCTCGTCGAGCACATCGCCGACCTCGTCCGCGACAAGAAGCTCGAGGGCATCAGCGACCTGCGCGACGAGTCCTCCCGCGAGGGCATGCGCGTCGTCATCGAGCTGAAGCGCGACGCGGTGGCGCAGGTCGTGCTCAACAACCTCTACGCCCACACCGCGCTCCAGACCGGCTTCGGGGTGACGCTGCTGTCCATCGACGGCGGGCAGCCGCGCATCCTCAACCTGAAGGAGATGCTGGAGCGGTTCGTGGCGCACCGGCGCGACGTCGTCACGCGCCGCACCCGCTACGAGCTGAAGCAGGCGCGCGCCCGCGAGCACATCCTGCTCGGCTACCAGATCGCGCTCGACCACCTCGACGAGATCATCGAGCTCATCAAGAAGGCGGCCGACCGCGAGGCGGCGCGCGACCAGATGATGGCGCGCTTCGGGCTCTCCGAGCTCCAGGCCAAGGCCATCCTCGAGCTGCAGCTGCAGCGCCTCACCGGCCTCGAGCGGCAGAAGATCCTCGACGAGCTGGCCGAGGTGCAGAAGCTCATCGCGCGCCTGAAGGAGATCCTGGCCTCGGAGAAGGTGCTGCTCCAGGTCATCGTCGACGAGCTCAAGGAGGTGCGCCAGCTCTTCGCCGACGAGCGCCGCACCGAGATCCAGGGCGACCCGGGCGACCTCGACCTCGAGGACCTCATCGCCGAGGAGGAGATGGTCGTCACCGTCTCGCACCTCGGGTACGTGAAGCGGAACCCGGTCTCGCTCTACCGCGCCCAGCACCGCGGCGGCCGGGGCAAGACCGGCGCCGGCGCGCGCGAGGAGGACTTCCTCGAGAGCCTCTTCGTCGCCTCGACGCACAGCTACCTGTTCGTCTTCTCCGACAAGGGGAAGGTTTACTGGCTCAAGGTCCACGAGATCCCGCAGGCCTCGCGCGCCGCGCGCGGCAAGCCCATCGTGAACCTGGTCCAGCTCGCCCCCGGCGAGAAGGTGGCCGCCATCCTGCCGGTGCGCCAGCTCCCGGCGCCGCCGGCCGGCGCCGACGAGGTGCTGGACCAGGAGGTGGCGGCGGCCACCGAGGCGGCCGAGAAGGAGGCGGTGGCGGCCGAGCAGGAGTTCGTCTTCCTCGCCACGAGGAAGGGCAGCATCAAGAAGACGCGCCTCGACGCCTTCAGCCGCCCGCGCACGGCCGGCATCATCGCGGTCGGCATCGAGGAGGGCGACGCGCTCATCTCGGCTCGCCTCACCGACGGCCGCTCGCACGTCCTGCTCTCCACCGCGCAGGGCATGGCCATCCGCTTCGAGGAGACCGACGTGCGCGCCACCGGGCGCGGCGCCTACGGCGTGAAGGGCATCACCCTGGCCGACGGCGACGAGGTGGTGTCGGCCGAGGTGGTGGCCCCCGCCCGCGAGGGCGAGCTCGCGCCCACCATCCTCACCGTGACCGCCAACGGCTACGGCAAGCGCACCGAGCTCGGCGAGTACCGCCTCCAGACGCGCGGCGGGAAGGGCATCATCACCATCAAGACCACCGAGCGGAACGGTCCGGTGGTGGCGGCGACCTCGGTCCTCGAGACCGAGGAGGTGATGCTCATCACGAACAAGGGCATGCTCATCCGCATGCCGGCGCGCGGCATCAGCCTCATCGGCCGCAACACCCAGGGCGTCCGGCTCATCACCGTCGAGTCGCGCGAGGAGCAGGTGGCGGGCGTGGCGCGGGTGGCGGAGGGCGAGCCCGAGGTCGAGGGCGCGGCGCCCGCCGACGGCGCCCCGGCGAGCGAGGCCGCCGGCGAGGAGCCGGGCGAGCCCGACGGCGGCGCGGACGGCGGCGAGCCCGAGGGCGGGGACGGGGACGGGGCGTGA
- a CDS encoding F0F1 ATP synthase subunit epsilon → MPLSLEIVTPERRVAQLTCDEVRAPGTQGGFGIRPGHASFMSGLEPGRLTVVSGGREEHFAVGGGFLQVDQDRVLVLADSAERRDEIDVERAERAFHEATERLRTMTEQDQNHALESARVRRATSRLGVAGR, encoded by the coding sequence ATGCCGCTCTCCCTCGAGATCGTCACGCCCGAGCGCCGGGTCGCTCAGCTCACCTGCGACGAGGTCCGCGCGCCGGGCACGCAGGGCGGCTTCGGCATCCGGCCGGGGCACGCCAGCTTCATGTCCGGCCTCGAGCCGGGCCGGCTCACCGTGGTGAGCGGCGGCCGCGAGGAGCACTTCGCGGTCGGCGGCGGCTTCCTGCAGGTGGACCAGGATCGCGTGCTGGTGCTCGCCGACTCGGCCGAGCGGCGCGACGAGATCGACGTGGAGCGTGCCGAGCGCGCCTTCCACGAGGCCACCGAGCGGCTCCGCACCATGACCGAGCAGGACCAGAACCACGCCCTCGAGTCGGCCCGCGTCCGCCGCGCCACCTCGCGCCTCGGCGTCGCCGGGCGGTAG